A genomic region of Blastocatellia bacterium contains the following coding sequences:
- the accC gene encoding acetyl-CoA carboxylase biotin carboxylase subunit → MFRKVLIANRGEIACRIIWACQELGIKTVAVFSEADREALHVQLADQAVCIGPAPSSQSYLNIPAIISAAEITDADAIHPGYGFLSENPYFAEVCEACRIKFIGPPSSVIRLMGDKVRAREAMKALGVPVLPGSEGVVRTVEEALAIIDRIGLPVILKAAAGGGGRGMRIVRSREELPTAFQTAQSEAEAAFKNGDLYIERYLERPRHIEIQILADEHGQVVHLGERECSIQRRYQKLIEEAPSVALTPELRAEMGAVAARAAREIGYTSAGTMEFLFDGEQYYFMEMNTRIQVEHPVTEMITNVDLVREQILVAAGEPLSFRQEEIIFSGHAIECRVNAEDPETFRPSPGTVTAITVPGGPGVRVDTAIYPGYTVPPYYDSLIAKLIVRDRNRERALAKMRRALEGFIIEGIKTNIPMHQKIFQDPEFTAGRLSTHFMEEWMRRMKALEEEPIGLG, encoded by the coding sequence ATGTTTCGCAAGGTCCTCATTGCCAATCGTGGCGAGATCGCTTGTCGGATCATCTGGGCGTGCCAGGAATTGGGGATCAAGACGGTCGCCGTCTTCTCCGAAGCCGATCGCGAGGCCCTGCATGTGCAATTAGCCGATCAAGCCGTTTGCATCGGGCCGGCGCCATCGAGCCAGAGTTATCTCAATATCCCGGCGATCATCAGCGCGGCGGAGATCACCGATGCCGACGCCATCCATCCCGGCTATGGGTTCCTCTCCGAGAACCCTTACTTCGCTGAAGTCTGCGAGGCCTGTCGGATTAAGTTCATCGGACCGCCGTCCTCGGTCATTCGATTGATGGGGGACAAGGTGCGCGCGCGAGAGGCGATGAAGGCGTTGGGCGTGCCTGTATTGCCGGGGAGCGAGGGCGTCGTGCGAACGGTGGAGGAAGCCTTGGCCATCATTGATCGGATCGGACTTCCGGTGATCCTGAAAGCGGCGGCCGGAGGTGGTGGTCGTGGCATGCGCATCGTGCGCTCGCGCGAGGAATTACCGACAGCGTTCCAGACGGCGCAGAGCGAGGCCGAAGCCGCATTCAAAAACGGTGATCTCTATATCGAGCGGTATCTCGAACGCCCGCGCCATATCGAGATCCAAATCTTGGCCGACGAACACGGTCAGGTCGTACATCTGGGCGAGCGCGAATGCTCGATTCAGCGGCGCTATCAGAAGCTGATCGAGGAAGCCCCTTCGGTTGCGCTCACCCCAGAATTGCGCGCGGAGATGGGAGCTGTCGCCGCTCGCGCGGCTCGTGAGATCGGCTACACGAGCGCTGGGACGATGGAGTTTCTCTTCGACGGCGAACAGTACTACTTCATGGAGATGAACACGCGCATTCAGGTCGAGCATCCGGTCACCGAGATGATCACCAACGTGGATTTGGTGCGGGAGCAGATTCTGGTCGCCGCCGGCGAGCCGCTCAGCTTCCGTCAAGAGGAGATCATCTTCTCCGGGCATGCCATCGAATGTCGGGTGAACGCTGAGGATCCGGAGACCTTCAGGCCTTCTCCTGGCACTGTCACGGCGATCACGGTTCCGGGAGGGCCGGGCGTGCGCGTGGATACGGCGATCTATCCTGGTTACACGGTCCCGCCCTATTACGATTCGCTGATCGCCAAGCTCATCGTGCGGGATCGAAATCGCGAGCGAGCTTTGGCTAAGATGCGACGCGCGCTCGAGGGGTTCATTATCGAAGGGATCAAGACGAATATCCCCATGCATCAGAAGATCTTCCAGGATCCGGAGTTCACCGCCGGTCGCCTCTCGACCCATTTCATGGAGGAATGGATGCGCCGGATGAAAGCCCTGGAGGAGGAGCCAATTGGCCTCGGGTAA
- the rsgA gene encoding ribosome small subunit-dependent GTPase A gives MNGSIHHGKVLKAIRGHYWVETPEGLYHCYARESVVRKAGGINPIVVGDDVTLEVTDEAKKEGVITELHPRRTKLSRRVSTGTKELEQVVAANVDHLVIVSSVADPPFRPGLIDRYLVAAAKGALHPIICVNKVDLEGVESLRDILDMYRDLGYPVVLTSAKTGQGIEELRDRLRDKTSVFAGHSGVGKSSLLRVLVPGIHVKIGEVNPRTGRGRHTTTAAELVRLPDGGYVIDTPGIRQFSLWDLSEEDVRKFFVEIARYGNGCRFADCSHVVEPGCSVRAALEDGRIHPRRYESFLRLLQEARGEIE, from the coding sequence ATGAATGGAAGCATTCATCACGGCAAGGTCCTGAAGGCGATTCGAGGCCATTATTGGGTGGAGACGCCCGAAGGGCTTTACCATTGCTATGCTCGCGAGAGCGTGGTGAGAAAAGCCGGAGGGATCAATCCGATCGTCGTTGGCGATGACGTCACTCTCGAGGTCACCGATGAAGCGAAGAAGGAGGGGGTGATCACCGAGCTGCATCCGCGTCGCACGAAGCTCTCGCGACGCGTCTCCACGGGAACGAAAGAGTTGGAGCAAGTCGTCGCCGCCAATGTGGATCATCTCGTCATCGTCTCCTCGGTCGCCGATCCGCCATTTCGCCCCGGACTCATTGATCGCTACCTGGTGGCCGCGGCCAAAGGAGCGCTGCATCCGATCATCTGCGTGAACAAGGTGGACTTGGAAGGCGTCGAAAGCCTCCGCGATATCCTGGACATGTACCGCGACCTCGGCTATCCCGTCGTCTTGACGAGCGCCAAGACGGGACAGGGGATTGAAGAGTTGCGCGATCGGCTGCGCGATAAGACGTCAGTCTTCGCCGGACATTCCGGCGTCGGCAAGTCTTCGCTACTGCGAGTTCTTGTGCCGGGCATCCACGTGAAAATCGGCGAAGTGAATCCCCGCACGGGACGCGGTCGGCATACGACGACGGCGGCGGAACTCGTTCGCCTTCCCGATGGCGGCTATGTCATTGACACTCCCGGCATCCGGCAATTCAGCTTGTGGGATCTGAGCGAAGAGGACGTCCGAAAGTTCTTCGTCGAGATCGCGCGCTATGGCAACGGCTGCCGATTCGCCGATTGTTCGCACGTGGTCGAACCCGGATGCTCCGTGCGCGCCGCTCTGGAGGATGGGCGGATCCATCCGCGCCGGTATGAGAGCTTCCTGCGTCTTCTCCAAGAGGCGCGGGGCGAGATCGAATAA
- the accB gene encoding acetyl-CoA carboxylase biotin carboxyl carrier protein, whose protein sequence is MNIKELKEIIRLVAEKEFAEFELEQPDFKLRIRRNAPPVIHTVESSAARVVHSPPVNEPIPVPSTPVVSTVEAAPAVEDEKAYHIIRSPIVGTFYRAPNPTASPFVEIGDHVEPGTVLCIIEAMKLMNEITSDVAGEVVKIYVENGHPVEYGQPLFAIKPNTRA, encoded by the coding sequence ATGAACATCAAAGAACTGAAAGAGATCATTCGACTCGTCGCCGAGAAGGAGTTCGCCGAATTCGAATTGGAGCAGCCGGATTTCAAGCTGCGGATTCGGCGCAATGCGCCGCCAGTCATTCACACGGTCGAGTCCTCGGCGGCGCGCGTCGTCCATTCTCCTCCGGTCAATGAGCCGATCCCGGTTCCTTCTACGCCCGTGGTCTCGACCGTCGAAGCCGCTCCCGCGGTTGAGGACGAGAAGGCCTATCATATCATCCGGTCGCCCATCGTCGGCACGTTCTATCGCGCCCCGAATCCTACGGCGAGTCCGTTCGTCGAGATCGGGGATCACGTGGAGCCCGGCACAGTCTTGTGCATCATCGAGGCCATGAAGTTGATGAACGAGATCACGTCTGACGTCGCCGGAGAAGTGGTCAAGATCTACGTGGAGAATGGGCATCCGGTCGAGTACGGGCAACCGTTATTCGCCATCAAACCGAATACGCGAGCCTGA
- a CDS encoding S9 family peptidase, with translation MRAASSRRFPRRAILAITLSLLCALPLRAAASKRPFTFDDLMAIWRLSDPQVSPDGRWVAFTVTTMDKAKNARYTDIWVIPTTGGELRQLTTHPATDMRPRWAPDGRRLAFISTRDGTPQIWTMDVTGGEPQPLTRFPTGASGVLWSPDGRHLAFTAEVYPDCPDEACNRRREEERARSQVKARIYTRLLYRHWDTWKDGKRRHLFVIPATGGPARDLTPGDHDVPPFALGGPDDYAFSPDGNELCFVRKDSHDEAISTNSDLWIVPLRGGEPRRLTTNPAADNSPLYSPDGRYIAYRAQERPGFESDRWRLMLYDRQTGRTRSLTDALDHWVEEFVWAPDSQRLYFTVAEGAAFPIYAVTIATGEIQKLVPTGTNEGLQITPDGKTLVFLRHSFSQPAELHRVNVDGSQLTPLTRMNAERLAQIQWGDVRSIWYTGAAGARVQGWIITPPGFDPSRKYPMIVLLHGGPQSVWADLFHYRWNAQLFAAAGYVIFLPNPRGSIGFGQKFIDEISGDWGGKVYEDVMRGVDYVVNLGFVDPNRIGAAGGSYGGYLVNWIAGQTDRFRALVSHAGVFNLISMYGSTEELWFPEWEFRGTPWTNKELYERWSPHNFAQNFKTPTLVIHGELDFRVPLSEGLQMFTALQRQNVPSKLVVFPDEGHWILKPQNSELWYRTVIEWFDRYLKAPGS, from the coding sequence ATGCGAGCCGCATCATCGAGGCGCTTCCCTCGACGCGCGATCTTGGCCATCACTCTTTCTCTCCTCTGTGCGCTTCCGCTGCGAGCCGCGGCGAGCAAACGGCCCTTCACCTTCGACGACTTGATGGCGATCTGGCGTCTGAGCGATCCACAGGTCTCGCCCGATGGAAGGTGGGTAGCGTTCACAGTGACGACGATGGACAAAGCGAAAAACGCGCGGTACACGGACATCTGGGTGATCCCCACGACGGGAGGAGAGCTGCGTCAGCTCACGACACATCCGGCCACGGATATGCGCCCGCGATGGGCCCCCGACGGGCGGCGGTTGGCATTCATCTCGACCCGCGACGGGACGCCGCAGATTTGGACGATGGACGTGACTGGAGGCGAGCCTCAACCGCTCACGCGTTTTCCCACAGGCGCCTCAGGCGTGCTCTGGTCTCCGGATGGACGACATTTGGCGTTCACGGCCGAAGTCTATCCCGATTGCCCCGACGAAGCGTGTAATCGCCGTCGCGAAGAGGAGCGCGCTCGCAGTCAGGTCAAGGCGCGCATCTATACCCGCTTGCTCTATCGGCATTGGGACACATGGAAGGACGGCAAGCGTCGGCATCTCTTCGTCATTCCGGCCACGGGTGGGCCAGCGCGCGATCTCACGCCGGGCGATCACGATGTTCCTCCCTTCGCCTTGGGCGGTCCCGATGATTATGCCTTCTCGCCCGATGGAAACGAACTATGCTTCGTGCGGAAAGACAGCCACGACGAAGCCATCAGCACCAATAGCGACCTGTGGATCGTCCCCCTGCGCGGAGGTGAACCACGACGCCTCACGACGAATCCAGCGGCCGACAATTCCCCTCTCTATTCTCCCGATGGGCGTTACATCGCCTATCGGGCGCAAGAGCGCCCGGGATTCGAATCCGACCGATGGCGGTTGATGCTTTACGACCGTCAGACCGGGCGTACGCGAAGCCTCACTGACGCCCTCGATCATTGGGTCGAAGAATTCGTGTGGGCGCCCGATAGCCAGCGCCTCTACTTTACTGTCGCCGAAGGCGCTGCCTTCCCGATCTACGCCGTGACCATCGCGACCGGAGAGATCCAAAAGCTCGTCCCCACGGGGACGAACGAAGGGTTGCAGATCACGCCCGACGGAAAGACGCTCGTCTTCCTCCGCCACAGCTTCTCCCAACCGGCTGAGCTGCACCGCGTGAACGTGGATGGGAGCCAACTCACTCCACTGACGAGGATGAATGCGGAACGGCTCGCGCAGATTCAATGGGGGGACGTCCGCTCGATCTGGTACACGGGCGCCGCGGGCGCACGCGTTCAGGGATGGATCATCACGCCGCCGGGATTCGACCCTTCGCGGAAATATCCGATGATCGTGCTCCTTCATGGTGGACCGCAAAGCGTATGGGCGGACCTGTTCCACTATCGGTGGAACGCACAGCTTTTCGCCGCGGCCGGTTACGTCATCTTCCTGCCGAACCCACGCGGCAGTATCGGTTTCGGACAGAAATTCATTGACGAGATCAGCGGCGATTGGGGCGGCAAGGTCTACGAGGACGTGATGCGCGGCGTGGACTATGTCGTGAACCTCGGCTTCGTGGATCCGAATCGCATCGGCGCGGCCGGAGGCTCTTACGGCGGCTATCTCGTCAATTGGATCGCCGGGCAGACGGACCGCTTCCGCGCGCTCGTCTCGCACGCGGGCGTTTTCAATTTGATCAGCATGTACGGCTCGACCGAGGAACTGTGGTTCCCCGAATGGGAATTTCGCGGCACGCCTTGGACGAATAAGGAGCTGTACGAACGGTGGTCCCCGCACAATTTCGCGCAGAACTTCAAGACGCCGACGCTCGTCATTCATGGCGAACTCGATTTCCGCGTGCCGCTCAGCGAAGGGCTGCAGATGTTCACTGCCCTGCAGCGCCAGAATGTGCCCTCGAAGCTTGTCGTCTTCCCCGACGAGGGGCATTGGATCTTGAAGCCGCAAAACAGTGAGCTGTGGTACCGCACGGTGATCGAGTGGTTCGACAGGTATCTCAAGGCGCCGGGATCGTGA
- a CDS encoding TenA family protein: protein MSAFHEELLRHAEPVWKVVREHQFLAETAAGTIPREAFVRWMQQDYLFVREAIPFLAILLARAPAALRRPLGESLVALTRELEVFERSAREHQVALEGIGMLPTCHAYVQFLLATAYGRSFPEAFTVLYAAEKAYLDAWTWVKENQQGTSPWQAFIEQWTSPAFREYVQWLGQTLDGLAEGTSEATRAAMRELFLLTAQYEVRFWGMAWEGEQWPVALP, encoded by the coding sequence ATGTCTGCCTTTCACGAAGAATTGCTTCGCCATGCTGAACCCGTATGGAAGGTCGTGCGCGAACATCAATTCCTCGCGGAGACAGCGGCTGGGACGATCCCCCGCGAGGCCTTCGTGCGATGGATGCAGCAGGATTATCTTTTCGTTCGGGAAGCCATCCCGTTTCTGGCCATCCTCCTCGCGAGGGCGCCAGCGGCGTTGCGCCGCCCTCTTGGAGAGTCGCTCGTAGCGCTCACCCGCGAGTTGGAGGTCTTCGAACGATCGGCGCGCGAACATCAGGTCGCGCTCGAGGGGATCGGCATGCTCCCGACGTGTCACGCCTATGTGCAATTCCTGCTGGCGACCGCTTATGGGCGCTCATTCCCCGAGGCCTTTACTGTGCTCTACGCCGCCGAGAAGGCCTATCTCGACGCGTGGACTTGGGTGAAGGAAAATCAGCAGGGGACGAGTCCTTGGCAGGCCTTCATCGAACAATGGACGAGTCCAGCCTTTCGCGAGTACGTCCAATGGCTCGGTCAGACGCTCGACGGTCTTGCTGAAGGAACTTCGGAAGCGACGCGCGCGGCGATGCGCGAGCTTTTCCTCCTTACAGCCCAATACGAGGTGCGCTTTTGGGGCATGGCGTGGGAGGGGGAACAGTGGCCAGTAGCGCTGCCGTGA
- a CDS encoding aminopeptidase P family protein, which produces MNFLARQERVRRELVERQLEALVVTHVPNIRYLTGFTGSAGIAVVTLEATYFITDSRYTLQAQTEVAARLFQADDSYERAVVDHLKRERLRRVGVEAERLSLARYEFFTRELDGEIEWVPTRGIIEEVRMVKDAEEQQAIRRAVEVAAQVFAELVEEIRPGMRERDVAAELEYRLRRAGAERIAFETIVASGERSAWPHGVASEKRIGYNEFVVIDFGVVVEGYCSDMTRTFYVGTPDARAREVYATVLEAQLRCEAEMRAGMRACEIDALTRDLITARGYGAFYGHATGHGIGLEVHEAPRLSRHNEARVPAGAVVTVEPGIYLPQWGGVRIEDVVIVNEHGSEVLTPTPKDLLVV; this is translated from the coding sequence ATGAATTTCCTCGCGCGACAGGAACGGGTCCGGCGCGAGCTCGTCGAGCGGCAGCTTGAGGCACTGGTCGTTACTCACGTGCCGAATATTCGGTATCTCACGGGGTTCACCGGGAGTGCGGGGATCGCTGTCGTGACATTGGAGGCGACCTATTTCATCACCGATTCCCGATATACGCTTCAAGCCCAGACGGAGGTGGCGGCTCGCCTCTTCCAGGCCGATGATTCCTACGAGCGTGCGGTCGTTGACCACCTGAAGCGAGAGCGGCTGCGGCGAGTCGGCGTGGAGGCGGAACGATTGAGCCTTGCTCGATACGAATTTTTCACTCGCGAGCTCGATGGAGAGATCGAGTGGGTCCCGACGCGAGGGATCATCGAAGAAGTCCGCATGGTGAAGGATGCCGAGGAGCAGCAGGCCATTCGTCGCGCCGTCGAGGTGGCCGCTCAGGTCTTCGCCGAACTCGTTGAGGAAATTCGACCTGGTATGCGCGAGCGGGATGTGGCGGCCGAATTGGAATATCGGCTGCGACGGGCTGGAGCTGAGCGGATCGCCTTTGAGACCATCGTCGCCTCGGGCGAGCGTTCGGCCTGGCCGCATGGTGTCGCCTCGGAGAAGCGAATTGGATATAATGAGTTCGTCGTGATTGACTTCGGCGTGGTCGTGGAGGGATACTGTAGCGACATGACGCGCACGTTCTACGTGGGCACACCGGATGCGCGAGCGCGAGAAGTTTATGCCACCGTCTTGGAGGCGCAACTTCGCTGTGAGGCGGAGATGCGCGCGGGCATGCGCGCTTGTGAGATTGATGCCCTCACGCGCGACCTCATCACGGCGCGCGGTTATGGAGCGTTCTATGGCCACGCGACCGGTCACGGCATCGGGCTTGAAGTCCATGAAGCTCCACGCCTCTCGCGCCACAATGAGGCCCGGGTGCCCGCTGGAGCTGTCGTCACTGTGGAGCCCGGGATTTACCTCCCCCAGTGGGGAGGGGTGCGCATCGAGGACGTGGTCATCGTGAACGAGCATGGCAGTGAAGTCTTGACGCCGACGCCGAAAGATTTGCTCGTCGTGTGA
- a CDS encoding carbohydrate binding family 9 domain-containing protein, whose translation MQKPTWRRHHIQVVGIGLMLFSMFSNGAILVLGAPQERAKSGTQEQRSAAPEEGREAEFRRGARVYRLRAARLQEEEKIVLDGLLNEPVWRRADVAENFIQTEPREGEPATEPTEARVAYDREMLYIGIVAYDSEIHRLIINELRKDFNLSNGDVVQVVLDTFFDRRNGYEFATNPGGAKWDAQMSNEGREVNSDWDGIWHVRTQINERAWTVEMAIPFRTLKFRAGDTQVWGINFMRRIRRKNEESYWAPIPRMFNSIHYVSRAGVLEGLEDIRPGTNIRIKPYVIGSMADFATRGPTTHRVFRGDGGVDAKWGVTSGLTLDVTYNTDFSQVEADEQQINLTRFSLFFPEKRDFFLEGSGIFRFGPGEQRGGMMGEGGMGGGGLGGRLGAVRNDLILFFSRRIGLSESGEPIPLRAGVRLTGRAGPYELGFLNIQQEALGLTPATNFLVTRVRRNVLANSDLGFMFMNVARAHAFNRIYGADANFRFFQNLNLHGYLAKATAPGLRGDTMAWRVGMSWRNNFWNTRHSFTSIGENFRNELGFIPRLGIRKASDFLGLHWRPRAISRTVREIFPHWQIDYIMDPSGRLDTRLVDYHLPINFQNGAFLEVGVNSTYERLIQPFRIHPTVIVPVGRYSFNEYFLLFNSDRSRPLSVSFRLGTGPFYNGYRQSYSSGANVRVSYRFNTSFTYTRNNIRLSTGQFQTDLLTLRAAYSFSTSVFLNALVQYNSVARTWSSNIRFNIIHRPLSDLFIVYNERRESGTGRLLDRALLVKFTYAFNF comes from the coding sequence ATGCAGAAGCCAACGTGGAGGCGCCACCACATCCAAGTGGTGGGAATAGGACTCATGCTCTTCAGCATGTTCTCAAACGGCGCGATACTCGTGCTTGGGGCGCCTCAGGAAAGAGCGAAATCGGGGACTCAAGAACAGAGGTCGGCAGCCCCGGAAGAGGGACGCGAAGCTGAATTTCGTCGGGGAGCGAGAGTTTATCGCCTTCGGGCGGCTCGCCTTCAGGAGGAGGAGAAGATCGTCCTCGATGGCCTCTTGAACGAGCCCGTGTGGCGTCGGGCTGACGTCGCCGAGAACTTCATTCAAACCGAACCGCGCGAGGGGGAACCAGCGACCGAGCCGACGGAAGCGCGCGTCGCTTATGATCGGGAAATGCTCTATATCGGTATCGTCGCCTACGATAGCGAGATCCATCGCCTCATCATCAACGAGCTGCGGAAGGATTTCAATCTCTCCAATGGCGACGTCGTCCAGGTCGTCCTCGACACTTTCTTCGATCGGCGCAATGGATATGAATTCGCCACGAATCCCGGAGGAGCGAAATGGGATGCGCAGATGTCCAATGAAGGGCGGGAGGTGAATTCGGATTGGGACGGTATTTGGCATGTCCGAACGCAGATCAACGAACGAGCGTGGACGGTGGAGATGGCGATTCCCTTTCGCACGCTCAAGTTCCGCGCGGGTGACACTCAGGTGTGGGGGATCAATTTCATGCGCCGCATCCGACGCAAGAACGAGGAGAGCTATTGGGCGCCCATTCCACGGATGTTCAATAGCATCCACTATGTCTCGCGCGCCGGCGTGCTCGAAGGGCTCGAAGACATTCGCCCGGGGACGAACATTCGGATCAAGCCCTACGTGATCGGGAGCATGGCGGATTTCGCCACGCGAGGACCGACGACCCATCGCGTCTTCCGAGGCGATGGAGGCGTGGACGCGAAGTGGGGAGTGACGTCGGGATTGACCTTGGATGTGACCTACAATACCGACTTCTCGCAAGTCGAGGCCGATGAGCAGCAGATCAACCTCACGCGGTTCAGCCTCTTCTTCCCCGAGAAACGGGACTTCTTCCTGGAAGGGTCGGGCATCTTTCGCTTCGGTCCGGGAGAGCAGCGGGGTGGAATGATGGGCGAAGGGGGGATGGGCGGTGGCGGACTGGGTGGCCGATTGGGGGCCGTGCGCAACGACCTCATCCTCTTCTTCAGCCGACGTATTGGCCTCTCCGAAAGTGGGGAACCGATCCCGCTGCGCGCGGGGGTGCGATTGACTGGACGGGCGGGACCGTATGAGCTGGGGTTTTTGAATATTCAACAGGAAGCGCTCGGTCTCACGCCAGCGACGAATTTCCTCGTCACGCGCGTGCGCCGCAATGTGCTGGCGAATTCCGACCTCGGCTTCATGTTCATGAACGTGGCTCGCGCTCACGCGTTCAATCGCATCTATGGGGCGGATGCGAACTTCCGCTTCTTCCAAAATCTGAATCTGCACGGGTACCTGGCCAAGGCGACCGCACCGGGCCTTCGAGGCGATACGATGGCGTGGCGCGTCGGCATGAGCTGGCGAAATAACTTCTGGAACACGCGCCACTCCTTCACGAGCATCGGAGAGAATTTCAGGAACGAGCTGGGATTCATCCCGCGTCTCGGCATTCGCAAGGCATCAGACTTTCTCGGCTTGCATTGGAGGCCGCGCGCCATCAGTCGCACAGTTCGAGAGATCTTCCCGCACTGGCAGATCGACTACATCATGGATCCGTCGGGGCGATTGGATACGCGGTTGGTGGACTATCATCTTCCCATCAACTTCCAGAATGGCGCGTTCCTCGAAGTGGGTGTGAATTCGACCTACGAGCGATTGATTCAGCCGTTTCGGATTCACCCGACGGTGATCGTCCCCGTTGGCCGCTACAGCTTCAACGAGTACTTTCTTCTCTTCAATAGCGATCGCAGCCGCCCTCTTTCAGTGAGTTTTCGACTGGGGACCGGGCCGTTCTACAATGGGTATCGCCAGAGTTATTCGAGCGGGGCGAACGTGCGTGTGAGCTATCGGTTCAACACGAGCTTCACGTATACGCGCAACAACATCCGGCTCTCGACCGGTCAGTTTCAAACCGATCTCCTCACGCTGCGTGCCGCCTATTCCTTCAGCACATCGGTCTTCCTCAACGCCCTCGTTCAATACAACAGCGTCGCGCGGACATGGTCCTCCAACATCCGCTTCAATATCATCCATCGTCCGCTCAGTGATCTCTTCATCGTGTACAACGAGCGTCGGGAGTCTGGCACAGGTCGTCTTCTTGATCGCGCCCTGTTGGTGAAGTTCACCTACGCCTTCAATTTCTGA
- a CDS encoding sigma-70 family RNA polymerase sigma factor: MSMELAQPLSEWQLIQASAAGDERAFEQLYHHYSRRVYSLCLRLLGNPADAEDVTQEVFLQVHRKLKTFRGDSAFTTWLYRLTVNAALMHLRKSVVRHEQAEEDEQIKILTDQTARERPSRLLDRIALERAIRALPPGYRTVFILHDIEGYEHEEIARMLGISVGTTKSQLHKARLRLRQLLTAPAPISEEQNHDERR, from the coding sequence ATGAGCATGGAACTGGCGCAACCGCTCTCGGAATGGCAATTGATTCAGGCCTCGGCGGCCGGGGATGAGCGTGCTTTTGAGCAGCTCTATCACCACTACAGCCGCCGCGTCTATTCCCTCTGCCTCCGTCTGTTAGGGAATCCGGCGGACGCCGAGGATGTGACGCAAGAGGTCTTCCTACAGGTTCACCGGAAGTTGAAGACATTTCGAGGCGATTCGGCCTTCACGACCTGGCTGTATCGGTTGACCGTCAATGCTGCGCTCATGCACCTGCGTAAGAGCGTCGTGCGACATGAACAGGCCGAAGAGGACGAACAGATCAAAATCCTCACCGATCAGACGGCCCGCGAGCGCCCCAGCCGATTGCTCGATCGAATCGCCCTGGAACGCGCTATTCGCGCACTCCCACCGGGCTACCGCACGGTCTTCATTCTGCACGACATCGAGGGCTACGAGCACGAGGAGATCGCCCGCATGCTCGGCATCAGCGTGGGGACGACGAAATCTCAGCTTCACAAGGCCCGACTGCGCCTGCGCCAGCTTTTGACCGCGCCCGCTCCCATCTCCGAAGAACAAAATCACGACGAGCGACGCTAG
- the rplQ gene encoding 50S ribosomal protein L17, translated as MRHRVDHRKLRRPTEHRLAMLRNLCTSFIIEERLVTTLAKAKELRRFAERAITLARRSLRAETPAQALHYRRLAARYFIGGHAQVRFREHKKEPIRTIERTAGVRALKKLFDEIGPRYSDRPGGYTRILKLGLRKGDGAQLALIELVKEGKKAS; from the coding sequence ATGCGTCATCGCGTGGACCATCGGAAATTGCGGCGCCCGACGGAACATCGTTTGGCGATGCTGCGCAATCTCTGCACGTCGTTCATCATCGAGGAGCGGTTGGTGACGACGTTGGCTAAAGCGAAGGAATTGCGTCGCTTCGCCGAGCGCGCGATCACGCTGGCCCGCCGCAGCCTGCGAGCGGAGACGCCGGCCCAGGCGCTGCACTACCGTCGTCTCGCCGCTCGATATTTCATCGGCGGACATGCCCAGGTGCGGTTTCGGGAGCATAAGAAGGAGCCCATTCGCACGATCGAGCGAACGGCCGGGGTGAGAGCCCTCAAGAAGCTCTTCGACGAGATCGGTCCACGCTACAGTGATCGTCCGGGTGGATACACGCGCATCTTGAAGCTCGGATTGCGCAAGGGGGATGGGGCACAGCTCGCTCTGATCGAGCTGGTCAAGGAAGGGAAGAAAGCCTCCTGA